Proteins from one Streptococcus mitis B6 genomic window:
- a CDS encoding N-acetyldiaminopimelate deacetylase translates to MLDLIQTRRDLHQIPEIGLEEFKTQAYLLDVIEKLTVGKDFVQVRTWRTGILVYLQGSQPERTIGWRTDIDGLPIVEQTGLPFVSQHQGRMHACGHDFHMTIALGCLERALEEQPKNNLLFLFQPAEENEAGGMLMYEDGAFGDWLPDQFYGLHVRPDLKVGQIATNTHTLFAGTCEVKIRFKGKGGHAAFPHEANDALVAASYFVTQVQSVVSRNVNPIEGAVVTFGVFQAGTTNNVITDTAFLHGTIRALTQDMSLLVQKRVKTVAEGVAAAFGMEVEVELKQGGYLPVENDPALARELMDFFEEKDGIELIDIEPAMTGEDFGYLLSKVDGVMFWLGIDSPYALHHPQMSPKEEALAIGVDAVSSFLKKKAAE, encoded by the coding sequence ATGTTAGATTTGATTCAGACTAGACGAGATTTGCACCAGATTCCAGAGATTGGCTTGGAGGAGTTCAAGACTCAGGCTTATCTGTTGGATGTGATTGAGAAATTGACTGTAGGCAAGGATTTTGTCCAAGTTCGAACTTGGCGTACAGGGATTTTGGTTTATTTGCAGGGAAGTCAGCCAGAGCGTACCATTGGTTGGCGAACAGACATTGATGGCCTGCCTATCGTCGAACAAACAGGCCTTCCTTTCGTTTCTCAGCACCAAGGTCGTATGCATGCTTGTGGCCATGATTTCCACATGACTATTGCTTTGGGCTGTCTTGAGCGAGCCCTTGAGGAGCAACCTAAAAATAATTTGCTCTTTCTGTTTCAACCTGCTGAAGAAAATGAAGCTGGTGGCATGCTCATGTATGAGGATGGCGCTTTTGGAGACTGGTTGCCAGACCAATTTTATGGCCTTCATGTTCGACCAGATTTGAAGGTTGGTCAGATTGCGACCAATACTCATACACTCTTTGCAGGGACTTGTGAGGTGAAGATTCGTTTCAAAGGTAAAGGTGGCCACGCAGCCTTTCCGCATGAAGCCAATGACGCCTTGGTGGCGGCTAGTTACTTTGTGACCCAGGTGCAGTCAGTTGTCAGCCGCAATGTTAACCCAATCGAGGGAGCGGTGGTGACCTTTGGAGTTTTCCAAGCTGGAACCACCAACAATGTCATCACAGACACAGCCTTTTTACATGGAACTATTCGGGCCTTGACTCAAGATATGAGTCTCTTGGTGCAAAAAAGAGTTAAAACAGTTGCAGAAGGGGTTGCGGCCGCCTTTGGTATGGAAGTCGAAGTGGAACTCAAACAAGGTGGTTATCTGCCTGTTGAGAACGATCCAGCCTTGGCGCGTGAACTGATGGACTTCTTTGAAGAAAAAGACGGAATCGAGTTGATTGATATCGAACCTGCTATGACAGGTGAGGACTTTGGTTATCTCCTTTCAAAAGTTGATGGGGTTATGTTCTGGCTAGGTATTGATAGTCCCTACGCCCTTCATCACCCTCAGATGAGTCCTAAGGAAGAAGCATTAGCTATTGGGGTGGATGCGGTCTCTAGTTTCCTGAAAAAGAAGGCAGCAGAGTAG
- a CDS encoding IS30-like element ISSmi1 family transposase, whose protein sequence is MTKKQKHLTLEDRIDIQTGISQQETFRSIAEKMGKDPSTISKEIKRNRIMHPTSVKSDCTDCPLLKKAPYVCNNCPKKRTDCGFNRYLYYAKKAQEQYETMLRESRQGIPLNKESFYQMDKILTLGIQKKQSIYHIIQTHNLPVSKATVYRHAKLGYLTAKPIDFPRMVTFKERRKSRKVAIPKELKIGRTYQDFQELRETDDFFKWLEMDTVIGRPGGKLLLTFNVSFCNFLFALLLDNKTALEVATKFAALKERVMDGGYAFHQLFPVILTDNGSEFAYVEELERDIDGKSHLYFCDPSRPDQKGRIEKNHTVLRAILPKGTSFDQLTQKDVNLVISHVNSLKREEFQGKSAYDVFTFTFGEDIAALLGCQFVKPEDTHLSPDLLK, encoded by the coding sequence ATGACGAAAAAACAAAAACATCTCACTCTAGAAGACCGTATTGACATCCAAACTGGAATCAGCCAACAGGAGACTTTCCGTTCCATCGCTGAGAAGATGGGGAAAGACCCGTCAACGATTTCAAAGGAAATCAAGCGCAATCGCATCATGCATCCAACATCCGTCAAATCTGATTGCACGGATTGCCCTCTTCTCAAAAAAGCTCCTTATGTCTGTAACAACTGTCCAAAAAAGAGGACGGATTGTGGGTTTAACCGCTATCTTTACTACGCGAAAAAGGCACAGGAGCAGTACGAGACTATGTTGAGGGAATCCAGACAGGGCATTCCCCTAAACAAGGAAAGTTTTTATCAGATGGACAAGATCTTAACCCTAGGCATCCAGAAGAAACAAAGCATCTACCATATCATTCAGACACATAACCTACCTGTGTCGAAAGCTACGGTGTATCGGCATGCCAAGCTGGGCTATCTGACAGCCAAGCCCATTGATTTCCCTCGGATGGTCACGTTCAAGGAACGCAGAAAATCCAGAAAAGTAGCTATTCCCAAAGAGCTGAAAATTGGGCGGACCTATCAAGATTTCCAAGAGTTACGAGAAACTGATGATTTCTTCAAATGGTTGGAAATGGACACGGTCATCGGCAGACCTGGTGGAAAGCTACTGCTCACCTTCAACGTTTCCTTCTGTAATTTCCTCTTCGCCTTGCTTTTGGACAACAAGACTGCTCTGGAAGTCGCCACTAAATTCGCAGCTTTGAAAGAAAGAGTCATGGACGGAGGGTATGCGTTCCATCAGCTGTTCCCTGTCATTCTCACAGACAACGGATCTGAGTTCGCCTATGTGGAGGAGCTTGAGCGAGACATTGATGGGAAGTCTCACCTCTACTTCTGCGACCCTAGCCGTCCTGACCAGAAGGGGCGGATTGAGAAGAACCATACGGTTTTGCGAGCCATTCTTCCCAAGGGCACTTCCTTTGACCAACTGACTCAGAAAGACGTCAATCTAGTCATTTCCCATGTCAATTCCTTGAAACGAGAAGAGTTTCAAGGAAAATCTGCTTACGACGTCTTCACCTTCACCTTTGGCGAGGACATCGCTGCTCTTCTGGGTTGCCAATTTGTCAAACCAGAAGACACACACTTATCACCTGATTTATTGAAATAA
- the dapD gene encoding 2,3,4,5-tetrahydropyridine-2,6-dicarboxylate N-acetyltransferase — protein MTATKMNAQEIIQFIANAEKKTSVKVTFEGQLATAVPGSVVKLGNVLFGDWKDVAPLLDGLVENQDYVVEQDARNSAVPLLDKREINARIEPGAIIRDQVEIGDNAVIMMGAVINIGAEIGAGTMIDMGAILGGRAIVGKNSHVGAGAVLAGVIEPASAEPVRVGDNVLIGANAVVIEGVQIGSGSVVAAGAIVTQDVPENVVVAGVPARIIKEIDAQTQQKTALEDALRTL, from the coding sequence ATGACTGCTACAAAAATGAACGCACAAGAAATTATCCAATTTATCGCCAATGCTGAAAAGAAAACCAGTGTTAAAGTAACCTTTGAGGGACAACTCGCAACTGCTGTACCTGGATCTGTTGTCAAACTAGGGAATGTCCTATTCGGAGATTGGAAGGACGTGGCTCCGCTTCTTGATGGTTTGGTAGAAAATCAAGACTATGTTGTTGAGCAAGATGCTCGTAATTCTGCGGTTCCGTTGCTAGACAAACGTGAGATCAACGCTCGTATCGAGCCAGGTGCTATTATCCGTGACCAAGTTGAAATTGGAGACAATGCTGTTATCATGATGGGGGCTGTTATCAATATCGGTGCTGAAATTGGTGCAGGAACTATGATTGACATGGGTGCTATCCTTGGTGGCCGTGCCATCGTTGGGAAAAACAGTCACGTTGGTGCAGGTGCGGTTCTTGCAGGTGTGATTGAGCCAGCTAGCGCAGAACCAGTCCGTGTTGGAGACAATGTTCTCATTGGTGCCAACGCAGTGGTTATCGAAGGAGTTCAAATCGGTAGTGGTTCAGTTGTTGCGGCAGGAGCCATTGTTACCCAAGATGTCCCAGAAAACGTGGTGGTGGCAGGTGTTCCAGCTCGTATCATCAAAGAGATTGATGCCCAAACCCAACAAAAAACAGCGCTAGAGGATGCGCTTCGTACCTTATAA
- a CDS encoding 5-formyltetrahydrofolate cyclo-ligase, with protein sequence MKSELRKQVLHEMKAIPREQKQFIDQALTERLLQHPFYQEAKVIASYLSFPNEFQTQELIEQALKDGKKVLIPKTYPKGRMDFVVYDPQQLVKTAFGLLEPQGVLEVIDASQIDLIHVPGLAFTTKGYRIGYGGGYYDRYLKHFSGHTLSTVYPCQVQQFMPENHDIPVQEVLIDEGNL encoded by the coding sequence ATGAAATCGGAATTACGTAAGCAAGTCTTGCACGAAATGAAGGCTATCCCTCGAGAGCAAAAACAATTTATAGACCAAGCTTTAACCGAGCGACTTTTACAACACCCCTTTTACCAAGAAGCCAAGGTCATTGCAAGCTATCTCTCTTTTCCTAATGAGTTTCAAACGCAGGAACTGATTGAGCAGGCGCTGAAGGACGGCAAGAAGGTTCTGATACCCAAAACTTATCCCAAGGGGCGCATGGACTTTGTGGTCTATGATCCACAGCAGTTGGTAAAAACTGCCTTTGGCTTACTGGAGCCACAGGGAGTTCTGGAAGTTATAGATGCCTCTCAGATTGATTTGATTCATGTTCCTGGTCTGGCTTTTACGACGAAAGGATATCGGATAGGATACGGTGGAGGCTATTATGACCGTTATCTGAAACATTTTTCTGGTCATACTTTGAGTACGGTTTATCCTTGTCAAGTTCAGCAATTCATGCCTGAAAATCATGATATTCCTGTTCAGGAGGTTTTAATTGATGAAGGAAATCTTTGA
- the argS gene encoding arginine--tRNA ligase, with translation MNTKELIASELASIIDSLDQEAILNLLETPKNSEMGDIAFPAFSLAKVERKAPQMIAAELAEKINSQAFEKVVATGPYVNFFLDKSAISAQVLQAVITEKEHYADQTIGKQENVVIDMSSPNIAKPFSIGHLRSTVIGDSLSHIFQKIGYQTVKVNHLGDWGKQFGMLIVAYKKWGDEEAVKAHPIDELLKLYVRINAEAENDPSLDEEAREWFRKLENGDEEALALWQWFRDESLVEFNRLYNELQVEFDSYNGEAFYNDKMDAVVDILSEKGLLVESEGAQVVNLEKYGIEHPALIKKSDGATLYITRDLAAALYRKNEYQFAKSIYVVGQEQSAHFKQLKAVLKEMGYDWSEDITHVPFGLVTKEGKKLSTRKGNVILLEPTVAEAVSRAKAQIEAKNPELENKDQVAHAVGVGAIKFYDLKTDRTNGYDFDLEAMVSFEGETGPYVQYAYARIQSILRKADFKPETEANYSLNDAESWEIIKLIQDFPRIINRAADNFEPSIIAKFAISLAQAFNKYYAHTRILDENPERDSRLALSYATAVVLKEALRLLGVEAPEKM, from the coding sequence ATGAATACAAAAGAATTGATTGCTAGCGAGTTGGCTAGCATCATTGATAGCCTGGACCAAGAGGCTATTTTAAATTTACTGGAAACCCCTAAAAACTCAGAAATGGGAGACATCGCTTTCCCTGCTTTTTCTCTTGCAAAAGTCGAACGTAAAGCACCTCAAATGATTGCTGCTGAACTGGCTGAAAAAATTAACAGCCAAGCCTTTGAAAAAGTTGTTGCAACAGGACCTTACGTCAATTTTTTCCTTGATAAATCTGCCATTTCTGCTCAAGTATTGCAAGCTGTTATCACTGAAAAAGAACACTATGCTGACCAAACTATTGGTAAACAAGAAAATGTTGTTATCGATATGTCTAGTCCCAATATCGCTAAACCATTTTCTATTGGTCACCTGCGCTCAACTGTTATCGGAGATAGCTTGTCACATATTTTCCAAAAAATCGGTTATCAAACAGTCAAGGTCAACCACTTGGGAGACTGGGGGAAACAGTTTGGGATGTTGATTGTTGCCTATAAAAAATGGGGCGACGAAGAAGCTGTAAAAGCTCATCCAATTGATGAACTTCTTAAACTCTATGTCCGCATCAACGCTGAAGCTGAAAATGACCCTAGCTTGGATGAAGAAGCACGCGAATGGTTCCGCAAACTGGAAAATGGAGATGAGGAAGCTCTCGCACTTTGGCAATGGTTCCGTGATGAAAGTTTGGTGGAATTTAACCGCCTTTACAATGAATTGCAAGTCGAATTTGACAGCTACAATGGAGAAGCTTTCTACAACGATAAGATGGATGCAGTTGTAGACATTCTTTCTGAAAAAGGCCTTCTTGTTGAATCAGAAGGTGCCCAAGTTGTGAATCTTGAGAAATATGGAATTGAACACCCAGCCCTCATCAAGAAATCTGATGGTGCAACTCTCTACATCACACGTGACTTGGCTGCAGCCCTTTACCGTAAAAACGAATACCAATTTGCTAAATCTATCTATGTCGTTGGTCAAGAGCAATCTGCCCACTTTAAACAGCTCAAAGCTGTCTTGAAAGAAATGGGCTACGACTGGAGTGAAGACATTACTCATGTTCCTTTTGGTTTGGTTACAAAAGAAGGGAAAAAACTCTCTACTCGTAAAGGGAATGTCATCTTGCTAGAGCCTACTGTTGCAGAGGCTGTTAGTCGTGCCAAGGCCCAAATCGAGGCTAAAAATCCTGAACTTGAAAACAAAGACCAGGTAGCGCATGCTGTTGGGGTTGGTGCCATTAAATTCTATGACCTCAAGACCGACCGTACAAATGGATATGATTTCGACCTAGAAGCCATGGTATCCTTTGAGGGGGAAACTGGTCCTTATGTTCAATACGCCTACGCTCGTATCCAATCTATCTTGCGCAAAGCAGATTTCAAACCAGAAACAGAGGCTAATTACAGCTTAAATGATGCTGAAAGCTGGGAAATCATCAAACTCATCCAAGATTTCCCACGTATTATCAATCGTGCGGCAGATAACTTTGAACCTTCCATCATTGCTAAATTTGCAATTAGCCTGGCTCAAGCCTTCAACAAGTACTATGCACATACACGTATCCTAGACGAAAATCCTGAGCGCGACAGCCGTCTAGCCCTTAGCTACGCAACAGCAGTCGTTCTCAAAGAAGCCCTTCGTTTGCTTGGAGTAGAAGCGCCAGAGAAGATGTAA
- a CDS encoding NAD(P)H-dependent glycerol-3-phosphate dehydrogenase: MEKQTVAVLGPGSWGTALSQVLNDNGHEVRIWGNLPEQINEINTYHTNKHYFKDVVLDGNIIAYTDLAEALKDVDAILFVVPTKVTRLVAQQVAQTLDHKAIIMHASKGLEPDSHKRLSTILEEEIPEHLRSDIVVVSGPSHAEETIVRDLTLITAASKNLQTAQYVQELFSNHYFRLYTNTDVIGVETAGALKNIIAVGAGALHGLGFGDNAKAAIIARGLAEITRLGVALGANPLTYSGLSGVGDLIVTGTSIHSRNWRAGDALGRGESLADIEANMGMVIEGISTTRAAYELAQELGVYMPITQAIYQVIYHGTNIKDAIYDIMNNEFKAENEWS, translated from the coding sequence ATGGAAAAACAAACCGTCGCCGTCTTGGGGCCTGGTTCTTGGGGAACTGCCCTTTCACAAGTCTTAAATGACAATGGACACGAGGTACGTATTTGGGGAAATCTTCCCGAGCAAATCAATGAAATTAATACCTATCATACTAACAAGCACTACTTTAAAGATGTCGTTCTAGACGGAAATATCATTGCCTACACTGACTTAGCAGAGGCATTGAAAGATGTAGATGCGATTTTGTTTGTTGTCCCAACAAAAGTGACACGACTTGTTGCCCAACAAGTTGCACAAACCTTAGACCATAAGGCGATCATCATGCACGCATCAAAGGGATTAGAACCTGATAGCCATAAACGATTATCAACCATCCTTGAAGAAGAAATTCCTGAACATCTCCGCAGTGATATTGTCGTTGTTTCAGGACCTAGTCATGCGGAAGAAACCATTGTTCGGGACCTGACTTTAATCACTGCTGCTTCTAAGAATTTACAAACAGCTCAATACGTTCAGGAGCTCTTTAGTAATCACTACTTCCGACTTTATACCAATACGGATGTTATCGGAGTCGAAACCGCTGGTGCTCTTAAAAACATTATCGCTGTCGGTGCTGGAGCCTTACATGGTTTGGGATTTGGTGACAATGCTAAGGCAGCCATCATCGCTCGAGGCTTGGCAGAAATTACCCGCCTAGGGGTAGCACTCGGGGCCAATCCATTGACCTATAGTGGCTTATCTGGTGTAGGAGATTTGATCGTAACGGGAACCTCCATCCACTCTCGTAACTGGAGAGCTGGAGATGCCCTTGGTCGTGGAGAATCCCTAGCTGATATAGAAGCTAATATGGGCATGGTAATTGAAGGAATTTCGACGACCCGAGCAGCCTATGAACTAGCGCAAGAACTTGGAGTCTATATGCCGATTACACAAGCCATTTACCAAGTTATTTACCACGGAACCAATATCAAAGATGCCATTTATGACATCATGAACAATGAATTTAAAGCAGAAAATGAGTGGTCTTAA
- the galU gene encoding UTP--glucose-1-phosphate uridylyltransferase GalU, with protein MTSKVRKAVIPAAGLGTRFLPATKALAKEMLPIVDKPTIQFIVEEALKSGIEDILVVTGKSKRSIEDHFDSNFELEYNLKEKGKHDLLKLVDETTGIRLHFIRQSHPRGLGDAVLQAKAFVGNEPFVVMLGDDLMDITDDHAVPLTKQLMNDYESTHASTIAVMPVPHEEVSAYGVIAPQGEGINGLYSVETFVEKPAPEEAPSDLAIIGRYLLTPEIFEILENQAPGAGNEIQLTDAIDTLNKTQRVFAREFTGARYDVGDKFGFMKTSIDYALKHPQVKDDLKDYLIQLGKELAEKE; from the coding sequence ATGACATCAAAAGTTAGAAAGGCAGTCATCCCTGCCGCTGGACTCGGGACTCGATTTTTACCAGCAACCAAAGCACTTGCTAAAGAAATGTTGCCAATTGTGGACAAACCAACTATCCAATTTATCGTCGAAGAAGCTCTTAAATCAGGTATTGAAGATATTCTGGTTGTCACTGGTAAATCAAAACGTTCTATTGAAGACCACTTTGACTCAAACTTTGAGCTTGAGTACAACCTCAAAGAAAAAGGCAAACATGACTTACTAAAATTGGTAGACGAAACAACTGGCATTCGCCTTCACTTTATCCGTCAAAGCCATCCTCGTGGTCTTGGTGATGCTGTCTTACAAGCAAAAGCTTTTGTAGGAAATGAGCCCTTCGTTGTCATGCTTGGTGATGACCTAATGGATATCACAGATGACCACGCTGTTCCTTTGACAAAACAATTGATGAATGATTACGAGTCGACTCATGCATCAACAATTGCTGTTATGCCTGTCCCTCATGAAGAAGTTTCAGCATATGGAGTTATCGCGCCTCAAGGCGAAGGGATTAATGGTCTCTACAGCGTCGAAACTTTCGTTGAAAAACCAGCTCCAGAGGAGGCGCCAAGTGATCTAGCTATTATCGGACGCTATCTGCTCACACCAGAAATTTTTGAGATTCTCGAAAATCAAGCTCCCGGTGCTGGGAATGAAATCCAACTTACCGATGCGATTGATACGCTTAATAAAACACAACGTGTTTTTGCCCGTGAATTTACAGGAGCTCGTTACGACGTTGGAGATAAATTCGGCTTTATGAAAACATCTATTGACTACGCCCTCAAGCACCCACAAGTCAAAGATGACTTGAAAGATTACCTCATCCAACTGGGAAAAGAATTAGCTGAGAAGGAATAA
- a CDS encoding rhomboid family intramembrane serine protease, protein MKEIFDRRYPVTSFFLLVTALVFLLMLATTGGNFDRADTLFRFGAMYGPAILLFPEQIWRLFSAIFVHIGWEHFIVNMLSLYYLGRQVEEIFGSKKFFFLYLLSGMMGNLFVFVFSPKSLAAGASTSLYGLFAAIIILRYATRNPYIQQLGQSYLTLFVVNIIGSVLIPGISLAGHIGGAVGGAFLAIIFPVRGERRMYSASQRLVAVVLFVGLAVLLLYKGMGL, encoded by the coding sequence ATGAAGGAAATCTTTGATAGACGTTATCCTGTGACGAGTTTCTTCCTCTTAGTGACGGCCTTGGTGTTTCTACTAATGTTGGCGACCACAGGTGGAAACTTTGACAGGGCGGATACCTTATTTCGATTTGGAGCCATGTATGGGCCTGCTATTCTCCTCTTTCCTGAGCAGATTTGGCGTCTCTTTTCTGCCATTTTTGTTCATATTGGGTGGGAGCATTTCATTGTTAATATGCTTTCCCTTTATTATCTTGGTAGGCAAGTAGAGGAGATTTTTGGGTCCAAGAAGTTTTTCTTTCTCTATCTCTTATCTGGAATGATGGGCAATCTCTTTGTTTTTGTATTTAGTCCAAAATCCTTAGCAGCGGGAGCTTCTACTTCTCTCTATGGGCTATTTGCCGCGATTATCATTCTTCGCTATGCTACGCGTAATCCTTATATCCAGCAGTTGGGGCAATCCTATCTGACACTTTTTGTGGTTAATATTATTGGAAGTGTTCTGATTCCAGGAATCAGCCTAGCAGGCCATATTGGGGGAGCAGTTGGTGGAGCATTTCTAGCAATTATCTTTCCAGTTCGAGGAGAAAGACGGATGTATAGCGCTAGTCAGAGACTGGTAGCGGTAGTCTTGTTTGTAGGACTTGCAGTCTTACTTCTCTACAAGGGAATGGGGTTGTGA
- a CDS encoding DMT family transporter, which yields MNQYQKKIVKGTIYSLLSGLIWGICGILGEYFFTHYQVSSGWITSMRLTLAGSLVLIWSAMQLKSQVLDIWRDKKNYLPFLAYAVLGIFSVQYFFYLCVEYSNAATATILQFISPVFILFYNRLVYQKRASKSAIFYVLVAMLGVCLMATKGDLSQLSMTPLALVTGLLSAMGVMFNVILPQPFAKRYGFVPTVGWGMILAGLFSNVLSPVYQLSFTLDIWSILICLIIAFFGTAFAFFISMKAVSLVFPLVVSVISASEPLFFALLSVLFLGLVVDWSLLLAMALIILPMIFLSVEEAKESK from the coding sequence ATGAATCAGTATCAGAAAAAGATTGTTAAAGGAACCATTTATTCACTCCTATCCGGCTTAATCTGGGGAATTTGTGGGATTCTAGGAGAGTATTTCTTTACTCATTATCAAGTGTCCTCTGGCTGGATTACCTCTATGCGTTTGACACTAGCAGGGAGTCTTGTACTCATTTGGTCTGCGATGCAATTAAAATCGCAAGTGCTAGATATTTGGCGAGATAAGAAAAATTACCTGCCCTTTTTAGCCTATGCTGTTTTGGGGATTTTTTCAGTTCAGTATTTTTTCTATCTCTGTGTAGAATACTCAAATGCAGCGACAGCGACTATTTTACAGTTTATCAGCCCTGTCTTTATTCTCTTTTACAATCGTTTGGTTTATCAAAAACGAGCGTCAAAAAGCGCTATTTTTTATGTTTTGGTTGCCATGTTGGGTGTTTGCTTGATGGCGACAAAGGGAGATCTCTCTCAGTTATCCATGACACCACTAGCGCTTGTGACAGGTCTGCTGAGTGCCATGGGGGTCATGTTTAATGTTATCTTGCCTCAGCCTTTTGCGAAGCGCTATGGTTTTGTACCCACGGTTGGGTGGGGTATGATTTTAGCAGGTTTATTTAGCAATGTTCTCTCACCAGTTTATCAGCTTTCCTTTACTCTTGATATTTGGAGTATCTTGATTTGTCTCATTATCGCTTTCTTTGGGACGGCTTTTGCCTTTTTCATTTCCATGAAGGCTGTGTCCTTGGTTTTTCCCTTGGTGGTTTCCGTTATTAGTGCCAGTGAGCCTCTTTTTTTTGCCCTTTTGAGTGTTTTATTTTTAGGCTTGGTAGTGGATTGGTCCCTTCTTCTAGCTATGGCCTTGATTATTTTGCCCATGATTTTCCTATCGGTAGAAGAAGCGAAAGAAAGTAAATAA
- the argR gene encoding arginine repressor — MRKRDRHQLIKKMITEEKLSTQKEIQDRLEAHNVFVTQTTLSRDLREIGLTKVKKNDMVYYVLANETEKIDLVEFLSHHLEGVARAEFTLVLHTKLGEASVLANIVDANKDEWILGTVAGANTLLVICRDQHVAKLMEDRLLDLMKDK; from the coding sequence ATGAGAAAAAGAGATCGTCATCAGTTAATAAAAAAAATGATTACTGAGGAGAAATTAAGTACACAAAAAGAAATTCAAGATCGGTTGGAGGCACATAATGTTTTTGTGACGCAAACAACCTTGTCTCGTGATTTGCGCGAAATCGGCTTGACCAAGGTCAAGAAAAATGATATGGTGTATTATGTACTAGCAAATGAGACAGAAAAGATTGATTTGGTGGAATTTTTGTCTCATCATTTAGAAGGTGTTGCAAGAGCAGAGTTTACCTTGGTACTTCATACCAAATTGGGAGAAGCCTCTGTTTTGGCAAATATTGTAGATGCAAACAAGGATGAATGGATTTTAGGAACAGTTGCTGGTGCCAATACCTTATTGGTCATTTGTCGAGACCAGCACGTTGCCAAACTCATGGAAGATCGTTTGCTAGATTTGATGAAAGATAAGTAA